Proteins encoded within one genomic window of Oceanococcus sp. HetDA_MAG_MS8:
- a CDS encoding AI-2E family transporter has translation MNMVQGWIKRHLSNPQVVSLALLLAGVLLLITYFGGTLAPLFWAIVFAYLLEGPVAGLERSAVSRNMATVLVWLCFVALVLVVLFAIIPLVTRQMGQAIQELPVLMGSVQAYLQTLPERYPQFVSTQEVNDLLQAINAGIIDVRNVVLARSWVVGVGLIYFAIYLVLVPLMVFFLIKDKQRILAWGRRFLPNDMSLIQRVWGDVDRQLANYVRGKAVEIVIVGGITWGVFTALGLNYAVLLATLTGLSVLVPYLGALVVTVPVMLVGMAQWGLGSEVAWAVFAYGLIQALDGNVLVPLLFSEAVDLHPVAIIVAVLFFGGVWGFWGVFFAIPLATVVNAVIQAWPQSREMPPIEDEPPEDELEGWVDAEL, from the coding sequence ATGAACATGGTTCAAGGGTGGATTAAGCGCCACCTGTCCAACCCGCAAGTCGTGAGCCTGGCCCTGCTGTTGGCGGGTGTCCTGCTTCTGATCACGTATTTTGGCGGAACCTTGGCGCCTTTGTTTTGGGCCATTGTTTTCGCCTATCTGCTCGAGGGGCCGGTCGCTGGCCTCGAGCGGTCTGCTGTGTCACGCAACATGGCTACGGTTCTGGTGTGGCTGTGTTTTGTGGCCTTGGTTTTGGTGGTGTTGTTCGCAATCATCCCCTTGGTGACGCGCCAGATGGGGCAGGCCATTCAGGAGCTGCCGGTGTTAATGGGGTCGGTGCAGGCTTACCTGCAAACCTTGCCCGAGCGCTACCCGCAGTTTGTTTCTACCCAGGAGGTTAATGACCTGCTGCAGGCCATCAATGCGGGCATCATCGATGTACGCAACGTGGTTCTGGCGCGCTCTTGGGTGGTTGGTGTGGGCTTAATCTACTTCGCCATCTATTTGGTGCTGGTGCCCCTGATGGTCTTTTTCCTGATTAAGGATAAACAGCGCATTCTGGCTTGGGGACGACGCTTCTTGCCAAATGACATGAGCCTGATTCAGCGTGTTTGGGGCGACGTGGACCGGCAGCTGGCCAATTATGTGCGCGGCAAGGCCGTGGAAATTGTGATTGTGGGCGGTATTACCTGGGGGGTGTTCACCGCGTTGGGGCTGAATTATGCGGTTTTGCTGGCAACACTCACCGGGCTTTCCGTTTTAGTGCCCTATTTGGGCGCTTTGGTCGTGACTGTGCCTGTGATGCTGGTGGGCATGGCGCAATGGGGCTTGGGAAGTGAGGTCGCGTGGGCGGTGTTTGCGTATGGCTTGATTCAAGCCCTAGACGGCAATGTACTGGTGCCGCTGCTGTTTTCTGAAGCGGTTGATCTGCACCCAGTTGCAATTATTGTTGCCGTGCTGTTTTTTGGCGGTGTGTGGGGTTTCTGGGGGGTGTTTTTCGCAATACCTCTGGCCACTGTAGTGAATGCCGTGATTCAGGCGTGGCCACAAAGCCGGGAGATGCCGCCAATTGAAGACGAGCCCCCCGAGGATGAGCTCGAAGGCTGGGTGGATGCTGAGCTATGA
- a CDS encoding TRL-like family protein: MRLHLWLLPALTVALGGCAIAPYQPGFLYTGTKMPADVRDNAVACTRYGQSSSTNVLGLISVGDASTAAAKKAGGITRVGTVDTKFTSFLGLFSTSTTEVCGE; the protein is encoded by the coding sequence ATGCGATTACATTTATGGCTGCTGCCGGCATTGACGGTGGCATTGGGGGGATGTGCCATCGCCCCTTATCAGCCTGGTTTTTTGTACACCGGCACCAAGATGCCGGCGGACGTGCGGGATAACGCCGTCGCCTGTACGCGCTATGGCCAGTCCAGCTCGACCAATGTATTGGGCTTAATTAGCGTGGGCGATGCCAGTACGGCGGCTGCCAAAAAGGCCGGGGGCATAACCCGCGTTGGCACGGTAGACACCAAGTTCACCAGCTTTTTGGGCCTGTTCTCTACCTCGACCACAGAGGTGTGTGGCGAATAG
- a CDS encoding PhoH family protein: protein MSKRLFVLDTNVLMHDPSALVRFEEHDLFIPMVVLEELDNGKKGMSETARNVRQVSRTLDSLFADRTHKQIEQGIPLHDLHGLGDSVNCSGRLYLQTRELPARLPDLLPGNKPDNSILQVVLGLAAEHRGRRQVVLVSKDINLRLKAAVVGVAAEDYSNDQVLDDLDLLYSGWRQLSPSFWNSLGDSLQSWTDKRGRTFYKARTEEARDWHVNEFVAIAEDADDMGIELIVRDTQGDEVTLELVRNFRGGHYSAWGVNARNREQNFALNLLMDPEIEFVTLLGAAGTGKTLLALAAGLAQVLDEPIYREIVMTRVTIPVGEDIGFLPGTEEEKMTPWMGALMDNLEVLTQSLDGGDWERAATNELLSKRIKIRSLNFMRGRTFLNRWLILDEAQNLTAKQMRTLITRAGPGTKIICMGNLSQIDTPYLTETSSGLTYVVDRFRRWEHGGHVTLARGERSRLADFASNNL from the coding sequence ATGAGCAAACGCCTATTCGTGCTGGACACTAACGTGTTGATGCATGACCCCTCCGCCTTGGTTCGCTTTGAGGAACATGATCTGTTTATTCCCATGGTGGTGCTGGAGGAGCTGGACAACGGCAAAAAGGGCATGTCGGAAACAGCGCGGAATGTTCGCCAGGTCAGCCGAACCCTAGACAGCCTGTTCGCCGACCGTACCCACAAGCAGATTGAGCAAGGCATTCCGCTGCATGACCTGCATGGCTTAGGCGATAGCGTGAACTGCAGCGGCCGACTGTACCTGCAGACACGGGAACTACCGGCTCGGCTGCCAGACTTACTGCCCGGCAACAAGCCTGACAACTCCATCCTTCAGGTGGTGCTTGGCCTGGCAGCTGAACATCGCGGCCGTCGGCAGGTGGTTCTAGTGTCCAAAGACATCAACCTACGGCTGAAAGCCGCTGTGGTTGGTGTAGCCGCAGAGGACTACAGCAATGATCAGGTTCTCGACGATCTTGACCTGCTCTACTCTGGCTGGCGCCAGCTCAGCCCCAGCTTTTGGAACAGCCTAGGCGACAGCTTGCAAAGCTGGACCGATAAGCGGGGACGAACCTTCTACAAGGCGCGCACGGAAGAGGCCCGCGACTGGCATGTGAACGAATTCGTGGCCATTGCCGAAGACGCTGACGACATGGGCATTGAACTCATCGTACGCGACACTCAAGGCGATGAAGTGACCTTAGAGTTGGTGCGCAACTTCCGTGGAGGTCATTATTCGGCCTGGGGCGTGAATGCGCGCAATCGCGAGCAGAACTTTGCCTTGAACTTGCTGATGGACCCGGAAATCGAGTTCGTCACCTTGCTGGGCGCAGCGGGCACCGGAAAAACCTTGCTGGCCCTGGCCGCTGGACTCGCCCAGGTCTTGGACGAACCCATTTACCGGGAAATCGTCATGACCCGCGTCACCATCCCGGTTGGCGAGGATATTGGCTTCTTGCCCGGCACCGAAGAAGAGAAAATGACGCCTTGGATGGGCGCCCTCATGGACAATTTGGAGGTGCTCACACAGTCATTAGACGGTGGTGACTGGGAGCGAGCGGCGACCAATGAGCTACTCTCAAAGCGCATCAAGATTCGCTCGCTCAACTTCATGCGCGGGCGTACCTTTTTGAATCGCTGGCTCATCCTCGACGAGGCGCAGAACCTCACAGCCAAGCAAATGCGCACCCTCATCACCCGCGCAGGCCCAGGGACCAAGATTATTTGCATGGGCAACCTGTCGCAGATTGACACGCCCTACCTCACCGAAACCAGCTCCGGCCTCACCTATGTGGTGGACCGTTTTCGTCGTTGGGAGCATGGTGGCCACGTCACTCTGGCCCGAGGTGAGCGCTCACGCCTGGCAGACTTCGCGTCAAACAACCTCTGA
- a CDS encoding peroxiredoxin: protein MSIALGDALPDITLDANDGQSISLAAQKGRKLVLYFYPKDNTAGCTKEGEAFRDAKADFDAANCRILGVSRDSVRKHENFIAKFDFNFDLLSDPDEVLCNHFEVIKEKSMYGKKYLGVDRSTFLFDSQGKLVKEWRGVKVPGHVDEVLAAAQDAA, encoded by the coding sequence ATGAGCATTGCCCTAGGCGACGCATTGCCGGATATCACCTTGGACGCCAATGATGGCCAAAGCATTTCGCTGGCCGCACAAAAAGGCCGTAAATTGGTGCTGTACTTTTATCCCAAAGACAATACGGCTGGCTGCACCAAAGAGGGTGAAGCATTCCGCGATGCCAAGGCAGACTTCGACGCCGCCAACTGCCGCATCTTGGGTGTGAGCCGCGACTCGGTGCGCAAGCACGAAAACTTTATTGCCAAGTTCGACTTCAACTTTGATCTACTCTCCGATCCCGACGAAGTGCTTTGTAACCACTTCGAGGTCATCAAGGAAAAGAGCATGTATGGCAAGAAGTACCTCGGTGTGGACCGCAGTACTTTCCTCTTCGATAGCCAAGGCAAACTGGTTAAAGAGTGGCGCGGCGTAAAGGTGCCAGGCCATGTGGATGAAGTCTTAGCTGCTGCACAGGACGCCGCCTAA
- the dapA gene encoding 4-hydroxy-tetrahydrodipicolinate synthase → MTWRTSICGSLPALVTPMQSNGRVDHGALRALVDWHVEQGTAGLVAVGTTGESATLDVTEHMAVVTAVVHQAAGRIPIIAGTGANATAEAIVLTRAAQDVGADAALLVTPYYNKPPQAGLRAHYAAIAEACDLPQILYNVPSRTGCDLLPETVAQLLEFPHIVGVKEAKGELDRIQQLLDLGKGLVVLSGDDGTACESILLGARGDISVTANVAPAAMQAMCAAALEGDAERARSLDAPLQGLHQELFCMPSPIPVKWALQQMGRIPAGIRLPLVELESEFHPRVSGAMRQAHIELP, encoded by the coding sequence ATGACTTGGCGTACTTCAATTTGCGGGAGCCTTCCCGCGCTCGTCACCCCTATGCAGAGTAATGGTCGCGTCGACCACGGAGCATTGCGCGCATTGGTGGACTGGCATGTAGAGCAGGGCACTGCGGGCCTTGTTGCGGTTGGCACAACTGGGGAGTCGGCCACCCTCGATGTGACCGAGCATATGGCCGTGGTCACCGCAGTGGTGCACCAAGCCGCAGGGCGCATCCCGATAATCGCCGGGACCGGGGCGAATGCCACTGCCGAGGCCATCGTTTTGACCCGTGCCGCGCAAGATGTGGGTGCAGACGCGGCATTGCTTGTGACCCCCTATTACAACAAGCCCCCTCAAGCCGGGCTAAGAGCGCATTACGCTGCCATTGCCGAAGCCTGTGACCTGCCGCAGATCCTTTACAACGTGCCTAGCCGAACGGGTTGCGACCTACTACCAGAAACGGTGGCCCAGTTATTGGAGTTTCCGCATATTGTCGGAGTGAAGGAAGCCAAAGGGGAGCTGGACCGGATTCAGCAGCTGCTGGACTTGGGTAAGGGCTTGGTGGTGCTCAGCGGCGACGACGGTACGGCTTGCGAATCCATTCTGCTCGGCGCTCGTGGGGATATTTCGGTGACTGCCAATGTCGCTCCCGCCGCCATGCAGGCCATGTGTGCTGCGGCGCTTGAGGGTGACGCAGAGCGCGCCCGAAGCCTGGATGCCCCTCTGCAGGGCTTGCATCAAGAGTTATTCTGCATGCCCAGTCCTATACCCGTGAAATGGGCATTGCAGCAGATGGGCCGCATTCCAGCGGGCATTCGCTTACCCCTGGTCGAGCTTGAGTCCGAGTTCCATCCCCGCGTCAGTGGCGCTATGCGTCAAGCCCATATTGAACTGCCCTAA
- the prpF gene encoding 2-methylaconitate cis-trans isomerase PrpF produces MNHRPQIRIPATYMRGGTSKGVFFALHDLPEAAQQPGPARDALLLRVIGSPDPYGKQIDGMGGASSSTSKTVILSRSEQPGHDVDYLFGQVAIDRAFVDWSGNCGNLTAAVGAFAISQGLVDPSRIPENGTAEVRIWQANIRKTIIAKVPITQGAVQETGDFELDGVTFPAAEVEIAFQDPADGEGAIFPTGNLIDTLEVPGVGSFAATMINAGIPTIFLRAADLGYTGTELQPAINGDPAALERFETIRAHGAVAMGLIQTPDEAAGRQHTPKVAFVAPPKDYLSSSGKTVAANDIDLLVRALSMGQLHHAMMGTAAVAIASAAAIPGTLVNEAAGGGSRDSVRFGHPSGTLRVGGQAREEQGQWRIDAVTMSRSARVLMEGWVRVPGDTLVI; encoded by the coding sequence ATGAACCATCGCCCACAAATCCGCATTCCCGCCACCTACATGCGAGGGGGCACCTCCAAGGGTGTGTTTTTCGCCCTGCATGATCTGCCCGAAGCGGCTCAGCAGCCTGGCCCAGCGCGCGACGCCCTGCTGCTGCGCGTCATCGGCAGCCCCGACCCCTATGGCAAGCAAATCGACGGCATGGGTGGCGCCAGCTCCTCCACCAGCAAAACCGTGATCCTCAGCCGCAGTGAGCAACCCGGTCATGATGTGGACTACTTGTTTGGCCAGGTCGCTATCGACCGGGCCTTTGTCGACTGGAGCGGCAACTGCGGCAACCTCACGGCGGCGGTAGGCGCTTTTGCTATCAGCCAGGGGCTAGTAGACCCCAGCCGTATCCCCGAGAACGGTACTGCCGAGGTGCGCATCTGGCAGGCCAACATTCGCAAAACCATCATTGCTAAGGTTCCCATCACTCAGGGTGCCGTACAAGAAACCGGCGACTTCGAGCTGGACGGGGTGACCTTCCCTGCTGCCGAAGTCGAGATCGCGTTTCAGGATCCGGCCGATGGCGAAGGCGCCATCTTCCCGACTGGCAATCTCATCGACACCCTGGAAGTGCCCGGCGTGGGTAGTTTTGCGGCGACCATGATTAACGCTGGCATACCCACCATATTCCTGCGCGCCGCCGACCTAGGCTACACCGGCACCGAGTTACAGCCCGCCATTAACGGAGATCCCGCCGCACTAGAGCGCTTTGAGACCATTCGCGCCCATGGTGCCGTAGCAATGGGGCTGATCCAGACACCAGACGAAGCCGCCGGTCGTCAACACACGCCCAAAGTCGCCTTTGTTGCCCCACCCAAAGACTATCTCAGTTCCAGCGGCAAAACCGTTGCAGCAAATGACATTGATCTTTTGGTTCGCGCCCTGTCGATGGGCCAACTCCATCACGCCATGATGGGCACCGCCGCAGTGGCCATCGCCAGCGCCGCCGCCATCCCCGGCACCTTAGTCAATGAGGCCGCCGGGGGCGGCAGCCGAGACAGTGTTCGCTTCGGCCATCCCTCCGGCACATTACGTGTTGGCGGCCAAGCCCGGGAAGAACAGGGTCAATGGCGCATCGATGCCGTGACCATGAGCCGCAGCGCCCGAGTGCTGATGGAGGGTTGGGTGCGGGTGCCTGGAGACACCCTAGTCATATAG
- the acnD gene encoding Fe/S-dependent 2-methylisocitrate dehydratase AcnD, whose protein sequence is MNSQYRKPLPGTTLDYFDARAAVEEIQPGSYDRLPYTSKVFAENLVRRCDPELLPKALGQLIERKRDLDFPWFPARVVCHDILGQTALVDLAGLRDAIAAKGGDPAKVNPVVPTQLIVDHSLAVEHAGFEKDAFEKNRAIEDRRNEDRFHFINWTKTAFKNIDVVPPGNGIMHQINLERMSPVIHSRDGVAFPDTLVGTDSHTPHVDALGVIAIGVGGLEAESVMLGRASWMRLPDIVGVELTGKPQPGITGTDVVLALTEFLRREKVVSAYLEFYGEGARALSLGDRATISNMTPEYGATAAMFSIDEQTIDYLTLTGREADNIALVENYAKHTGLWSDAMAGAEYERVLTFDLSSVVRNVAGPSTPHSRVSTTELGSKGIAKAWEDTPGQMPDGAVIIAAITSCTNTSNPRNVIAAGLLARNANARGLTRKPWVKSSFAPGSKAVQLYMEEAGLQKELDQLGFGIVAFACTTCNGMSGALDPKIQQEVIDRDLYSVAVLSGNRNFDGRIHPYAKQAFLASPPLVVAYAIAGTIRFDIEKDVLGHDQDGQPVTLKDLWPSDEEIDAAIAQSVKPEHFRSVYDPMFKFEVVEDDGIDPLYAWRDMSTYIRRPPYWEGALAAERSLKGMRALAVLGDNITTDHLSPSNAILPDSAAGEYLAKMGLPEEDFNSYATHRGDHLTAQRATLANPKIYNEMVRDESGNIVQGSLTRLEPEGKIMRMWEAIETYQQRKQPLIIVAGADYGQGSSRDWAAKGVRLAGVEAIVAEGFERIHRTNLIGMGVLPLEFLPETTRLTLGLDGSETYDVIGEHSPGSELTLIVHRSDGSQEQVPVRSRLDTAEEVSIYAAGGVLQRFAKDFLEAEAA, encoded by the coding sequence ATGAACAGCCAGTATCGCAAGCCACTACCCGGCACCACGCTTGACTACTTTGACGCTCGCGCAGCCGTTGAGGAGATTCAACCGGGGAGTTATGACCGGCTGCCATACACCTCCAAGGTGTTTGCCGAAAACCTGGTCCGTCGCTGCGATCCAGAACTGCTTCCCAAGGCCTTAGGCCAGTTGATCGAGCGCAAGCGCGACCTAGACTTCCCCTGGTTCCCGGCGCGCGTGGTCTGTCATGACATTCTTGGGCAAACCGCTCTGGTCGATCTGGCCGGGCTGCGTGATGCCATCGCCGCCAAGGGCGGCGACCCGGCCAAAGTGAACCCAGTAGTACCCACTCAGCTCATCGTGGATCACTCGCTGGCCGTAGAACATGCCGGCTTCGAGAAAGACGCCTTCGAGAAAAACCGGGCCATTGAAGACCGCCGCAACGAAGACCGTTTTCACTTTATTAACTGGACCAAAACCGCCTTTAAAAACATTGATGTGGTCCCGCCAGGCAACGGGATCATGCACCAGATCAACCTGGAACGGATGTCTCCGGTCATCCATTCGCGTGACGGCGTAGCCTTCCCAGACACCCTGGTAGGCACCGACTCGCACACGCCGCATGTGGACGCTTTGGGCGTGATTGCCATTGGTGTGGGCGGACTCGAGGCCGAGAGCGTGATGCTGGGCCGGGCTTCATGGATGCGGCTACCGGACATCGTCGGTGTAGAGCTCACTGGAAAGCCCCAGCCAGGCATTACCGGCACCGATGTGGTGCTGGCGCTGACCGAATTCCTGCGTCGCGAGAAGGTAGTTTCGGCCTACTTGGAATTTTATGGCGAAGGCGCCCGCGCCCTCAGCCTGGGTGACCGCGCCACTATCTCCAACATGACCCCGGAGTACGGCGCCACCGCAGCCATGTTCTCCATCGATGAGCAAACCATCGACTACCTCACCTTGACCGGGCGCGAAGCCGACAACATCGCCTTGGTGGAGAACTACGCCAAACACACAGGCTTATGGTCCGATGCCATGGCCGGCGCAGAATACGAGCGGGTACTGACATTCGACCTGTCTAGCGTGGTGCGCAATGTTGCCGGGCCGTCTACGCCACACAGCCGTGTGTCGACCACGGAGCTAGGCAGTAAAGGCATTGCCAAAGCCTGGGAGGACACCCCTGGGCAAATGCCAGACGGCGCCGTCATCATTGCCGCCATCACCAGTTGTACCAACACCTCCAACCCGCGCAATGTCATTGCTGCGGGCTTACTCGCACGAAACGCAAACGCCCGTGGCCTGACGCGTAAACCTTGGGTGAAATCCAGCTTTGCTCCAGGCTCCAAGGCCGTACAGCTGTATATGGAAGAAGCCGGCCTGCAAAAAGAACTAGACCAACTGGGCTTCGGCATCGTGGCCTTCGCCTGCACCACCTGCAACGGCATGAGTGGCGCACTAGACCCCAAAATCCAGCAAGAGGTCATTGACCGCGACCTGTATTCCGTCGCCGTGCTTTCCGGCAACCGGAACTTTGATGGGCGCATTCACCCCTATGCCAAACAGGCGTTTTTAGCCTCGCCACCATTGGTGGTGGCCTATGCCATTGCAGGCACCATCCGCTTCGATATCGAGAAGGATGTGCTGGGTCACGACCAGGACGGACAACCTGTGACCTTGAAGGACCTCTGGCCTAGCGACGAAGAAATTGACGCCGCCATCGCCCAAAGCGTGAAGCCAGAACATTTCCGCTCGGTCTACGACCCGATGTTTAAGTTTGAAGTGGTCGAAGACGACGGGATCGACCCGCTCTACGCCTGGCGCGACATGAGCACCTACATTCGGCGTCCACCCTATTGGGAAGGGGCCTTGGCTGCTGAGCGTAGCCTCAAAGGCATGCGAGCGTTGGCTGTGCTCGGGGACAACATCACCACCGACCACCTCTCGCCCTCCAATGCCATTCTTCCGGATAGTGCGGCTGGCGAGTATCTGGCCAAGATGGGCTTGCCGGAAGAGGACTTCAACTCCTACGCCACCCACCGTGGCGACCACCTCACAGCGCAGCGCGCAACTCTAGCCAACCCGAAGATCTACAACGAAATGGTGCGCGACGAGTCCGGCAACATCGTGCAGGGCTCACTCACACGGCTGGAGCCTGAAGGCAAGATTATGCGCATGTGGGAGGCTATTGAGACCTACCAACAGCGCAAGCAGCCTTTGATCATCGTCGCAGGCGCCGACTATGGCCAGGGCTCCTCGCGCGACTGGGCGGCCAAAGGCGTACGCCTCGCTGGTGTAGAAGCCATTGTCGCCGAAGGTTTTGAACGTATTCACCGCACTAACCTCATTGGCATGGGTGTGCTGCCACTCGAGTTTTTGCCAGAAACAACGCGCCTAACGCTCGGCCTGGACGGCAGCGAAACCTATGACGTCATTGGCGAACACAGCCCAGGGTCCGAACTCACTCTGATCGTGCATCGCAGCGACGGTAGCCAAGAACAGGTACCCGTGCGCAGCCGCTTGGATACGGCCGAAGAAGTCTCCATTTATGCCGCCGGGGGAGTTCTGCAGCGCTTTGCTAAAGACTTCTTGGAAGCCGAGGCTGCATGA
- the queE gene encoding 7-carboxy-7-deazaguanine synthase, translating to MSYAVKETYFTLQGEGAQTGRAAVFLRFSGCNLWSGREQHRGQGPGGCARWCDTDFVGVDGPGGGRFADADDLAQHVLSFWPGGGRPLVVCTGGEPLLQLDPTLISALHAKGFEIAVESNGTIAAPSGIDWLTISPKPGSKLVQRQGQELKLVYPQVETEAHPDHFAKLSFTHFFLQPLDGPDQARNIQRTVDYCLAHPQWRLSLQTHKVTGLA from the coding sequence ATGAGCTACGCGGTTAAAGAAACCTATTTCACGCTGCAAGGTGAAGGGGCACAAACCGGGCGCGCCGCGGTTTTTTTACGGTTTAGTGGCTGCAACCTGTGGTCTGGGCGTGAACAGCATCGGGGCCAAGGTCCTGGTGGTTGCGCACGCTGGTGCGACACCGACTTCGTCGGCGTGGACGGCCCGGGTGGAGGCCGCTTCGCTGATGCTGACGACCTCGCCCAGCATGTTCTGAGCTTTTGGCCAGGCGGCGGCCGGCCATTGGTGGTTTGCACAGGTGGAGAGCCCCTACTCCAACTGGACCCCACGCTGATCTCGGCTCTCCATGCCAAGGGTTTTGAAATCGCGGTAGAAAGTAATGGCACCATCGCCGCACCCAGCGGCATCGATTGGCTCACCATTAGTCCTAAGCCCGGCTCCAAGCTCGTTCAGCGTCAAGGCCAAGAGCTCAAGCTGGTTTACCCCCAAGTTGAAACCGAAGCCCATCCAGACCACTTTGCTAAGCTGTCCTTCACTCACTTCTTCCTGCAGCCCCTAGACGGGCCCGACCAGGCGCGCAATATCCAACGCACCGTTGACTATTGCCTGGCCCATCCCCAGTGGCGGCTCAGTCTGCAAACGCACAAAGTCACGGGATTGGCTTAG
- a CDS encoding 6-carboxytetrahydropterin synthase → MSDTQLWLRSQAIFSAARSLPLLGPAHPAAGLHGHDFRARCWQPAAATTPTTLLDEQARWHSYCQPLNYAHLDQQFPQASDAGIVQHLHQQMLQEQPGITELRSHPSQGLIRLDGKRQWAWIRVQFEAAHRLPNVPEGHKCGRMHGHSFSLKIVSEVSTDDGCPYMPLHAAWEAIRNQVQHRCLNHIPGLDNPTSEMLAAWFWPQLQQHLPALRYVKVFETSSCGAGFDGHSHRIWKDMSLDSAVEFPESEASEEQWARLHGHTFQLRLQLSAPLDTVYGWAMDFGDVKSCFDPIFREIDHQPLHRLPGLTDASTPQLLQWIGQKARAALPSLSRIDLYQEQGMGAIQTWDPDPGLALLT, encoded by the coding sequence ATGAGCGATACGCAGCTTTGGCTCCGTAGCCAAGCCATTTTTTCCGCAGCACGCAGCCTTCCACTGCTCGGCCCAGCGCACCCAGCAGCGGGCTTACACGGACATGACTTCCGCGCGCGCTGCTGGCAGCCTGCCGCCGCCACCACACCCACCACCCTGCTCGACGAACAAGCCCGCTGGCACAGCTATTGCCAGCCCCTGAACTATGCGCACCTGGACCAGCAATTCCCGCAGGCAAGCGATGCAGGGATAGTGCAGCACTTACATCAGCAGATGCTGCAAGAACAACCAGGTATTACTGAACTTCGCAGCCATCCCTCGCAAGGACTGATTCGGCTTGACGGCAAGCGCCAATGGGCTTGGATTCGGGTGCAGTTCGAGGCCGCCCATCGCTTACCCAATGTTCCTGAAGGCCACAAGTGTGGCCGTATGCATGGGCATAGCTTTAGCCTGAAAATTGTCTCTGAGGTCAGCACTGACGATGGCTGCCCCTACATGCCTTTGCATGCCGCTTGGGAGGCCATCAGGAATCAAGTCCAACACCGCTGCCTCAATCACATCCCTGGCTTAGACAACCCCACTAGCGAGATGCTGGCAGCCTGGTTTTGGCCTCAGCTACAGCAGCATCTTCCTGCGCTGCGCTACGTCAAAGTCTTTGAAACATCGAGCTGCGGCGCTGGGTTCGATGGTCATAGCCATCGAATTTGGAAAGACATGAGCCTAGACAGCGCCGTGGAGTTCCCGGAGTCGGAGGCATCGGAAGAACAGTGGGCTCGTTTGCACGGACATACCTTTCAGCTACGCCTACAGCTCAGCGCACCACTGGATACCGTCTACGGTTGGGCGATGGATTTTGGCGATGTCAAAAGCTGTTTCGACCCGATTTTCCGCGAGATTGATCATCAGCCCCTGCACCGCCTTCCCGGTCTCACCGATGCCAGCACGCCGCAGTTATTGCAGTGGATCGGGCAAAAAGCTCGCGCAGCCCTGCCCAGCCTGTCGCGCATAGACTTGTATCAGGAGCAAGGCATGGGGGCCATACAAACCTGGGATCCAGACCCAGGCCTGGCTCTGCTGACATGA
- the queC gene encoding 7-cyano-7-deazaguanine synthase QueC, with protein sequence MSQARPAVCLLSGGLDSATTAALAQSQGFEVFALSFRYGQRHSDELDAARAVAQTLGVAKHVIADIDLRQFGGSALTDDLDVPKHRSADAMQDGIPITYVPARNTVFLSFALAWAEVLHAQDIFIGVNAVDYSGYPDCRPEYIRAYEAMARLATKAGIEGAQLRIHTPLIDLSKADIIRRGLDLGVDYGQTLSCYDPGPNRQPCGACDSCLLRAQGFAQAGVADPALHS encoded by the coding sequence ATGAGCCAAGCTCGTCCGGCCGTTTGCTTATTGTCCGGCGGATTGGATTCCGCCACTACAGCCGCCCTCGCCCAAAGCCAAGGCTTCGAGGTTTTTGCGCTCAGCTTCCGCTACGGCCAGCGCCACAGCGATGAGCTCGACGCTGCGCGAGCCGTGGCCCAAACGCTAGGCGTGGCCAAGCACGTCATCGCGGACATCGACCTTCGCCAGTTCGGCGGCTCTGCCCTCACCGACGACCTCGATGTACCTAAGCACCGCAGCGCCGACGCCATGCAGGATGGCATTCCCATCACCTACGTGCCCGCCCGCAACACGGTTTTTCTGTCCTTCGCTCTGGCCTGGGCAGAGGTCTTGCACGCCCAGGACATTTTTATCGGCGTGAATGCGGTGGATTACAGCGGTTATCCAGACTGTAGGCCGGAATACATCCGAGCCTATGAGGCTATGGCGAGGCTTGCGACCAAGGCTGGCATCGAAGGGGCGCAGTTGCGGATACACACACCGCTGATAGACCTGAGCAAAGCCGACATTATTCGTAGAGGCTTGGACTTGGGTGTGGATTATGGCCAAACCCTGAGCTGCTACGACCCCGGGCCCAACCGGCAGCCATGTGGCGCCTGCGACTCCTGCCTACTGCGCGCCCAGGGCTTCGCACAGGCGGGCGTTGCGGACCCGGCTCTGCACTCATGA